A portion of the Myripristis murdjan chromosome 13, fMyrMur1.1, whole genome shotgun sequence genome contains these proteins:
- the ompa gene encoding olfactory marker protein a has translation MDKADGPSKAMVLTFKEDVSLTEVMRLRVASLQRSGQKRQDGERLLLPHEAVYRLDFSVQELAFSRWHVTLNGYGRVTVTGISQLWTPDLTNLMTRQLLEPVGTFWRNAGDPQDSPLKCLEADMQEFGERIADLAKVRKVMYFLFAFKEGAEPANLSCSVEFTPEQ, from the exons ATGGACAAGGCGGACGGCCCCTCCAAGGCCATGGTGTTGACCTTCAAAGAGGATGTTTCACTGACGGAG GTGATGCGTCTCCGTGTGGCCTCTCTGCAGCGGTCCGGTCAGAAGCGGCAGGACGGGGAGCGTCTGCTGCTGCCTCATGAGGCCGTGTACCGGCTGGACTTCTCCGTCCAGGAGCTGGCCTTCTCCCGCTGGCACGTCACCCTCAACGGCTACGGTCGTGTCACCGTCACCGGCATCTCGCAGCTCTGGACCCCCGACCTCACCAACCTGATGACCCGCCAGCTCCTGGAACCCGTGGGGACCTTCTGGCGCAACGCCGGCGACCCGCAGGACTCGCCACTGAAGTGTCTGGAGGCGGACATGCAGGAGTTTGGGGAGAGGATCGCTGACCTGGCCAAGGTCAGGAAGGTCATGTACTTCCTGTTTGCCTTCAAAGAAGGGGCGGAGCCAGCCAATCTCAGCTGCTCAGTGGAGTTCACCCCAGAGCAGtga